GGATATTTAGTTTNNNNNNNNNNAAGATTCCTAGAGATACCAAGGATATTATAGTTAAGGTTTTACTTGACGTTACACTTCCTAAAACTCTCAAGGATATTTAGTTTGTCGAGTAGATATTTTCCCCatacaaatattcaaacgCTACCAAACATTTCAGTCTGAGAATCAACTATACGTACACCAGGAAGTTTCAGTACCTGATGTGTTCTCCGAAGAACTGCCTGGAGGACACCAGGAGCGAGCTAATGAGCAATATCAGAAACGTGGCCCTGTAGTGCAACTTGAACACTGGTCCGAGAACAACAAATACGTGATGAATAGATAAAAAGACGGAGGAACCGTTACAGGTGAATCTGAGTAGGTTCCATTACCGATATTGTCGATGGCCACGTAATCCTGGCTGACCTTTAACTTGACGTGGTCCTTGAGGACCGCGAACGTGGCTAGCACGGTGGTCATGTCGAACGAGCACCTCGGGGATTCCCTCTACAGGATCCTCTAGAACCTGCTGGATCCAACGAGACAATAGAACTAGCAAGTGACTTTCCGCAATACCGATACAATGTTGATCCGTCCAGCACTGAGCATTCGAGGCCAGCAAATCTCAATTTCTTGTTATCAGCAACGATTGCGCAGAAGCTTAGAGTGACAACGCTTTACAAAAGTGGTAATACCAAAAGGAGGTAGAGTTATTATTGCGAAGACGTTCATTCGTGGGGCGATAACGCTAGATAACATCAAACTGGAGCGAGAAATACAATGACGACTCCACCCAGAACATTTCTCGTTGACTGTTTCGATTATTTACGATTCTTCTAATACACGTTTATGGATAGGACGAATAAATGGCTTTCTTCGAGCTCTTTTTCGCCGCTCCTGTAGGAGAACGATGAACtcaaattattcttcaagGGTAGATTCTATAAAAcatagttttatattaaaatctttCAGTTTGCGATTCTCAGTTTCAGATCGAAGTtccaaatttcataattacaaAGGAACAATGATGACAAAAACGTAGATTCTATGATAAACCTCCTACGattagttttatattaatatatttcattttgaaattctcaGTTTCAGATAAAAGTtccaaatttcataattacaaAGGAACAACGATGCCAAAGACATAGATTCTATGATAAANNNNNNNNNNCAAAGGAACAACGATGCCAAAGACATAGATTCTATGATAAACCTCCTACGattagttttatattaatatatttcattttgaaattctcaGTTTCAGATAAAAGTTCTaagtttcataattaaatCCTCAACGTGCCATCGATGTTCATTCATCATCCAGCAATTCCAACAGTGGATTTAATCGACTGGAATCGTCAACTATTCGAATAGGAGTCTTATCTCTGAAAGCATACGTCAAATAGATGAGAGCGATAACAAAGGAATGTCTGCCTTCTGGTAAAACGTCCGGACCTTTTCCTATTCAGAGCAGAGAAAAATTCCTTTGACGTTATCTTACAATGACGAAGACACTCTGTCGCGTTGATCCTAGCGCAACGTGATCGTCTTATCTGGCAGAACGGTGCAAATTGCGAAATTATTGTCCGTTAATCTCTATGAAACCGATGATTTCACATAATTGTTTCTACCTCAAGGCGAACGCaatgattaatttaatcgGTAATATCTCTCCTTATCTGAAGTGtgttgttattaattaatcaagaACACGCAGCAATTCCTAGAAAACGAGTAGAAAAGTCATTGGGAATCCTAAATGTTGAGCAATAAGAAAGTTGagcgatattttaattctgatattacagaaacattttgttatattccTTCCAGATGAATCCAGTTTGGTTACTATTTTACTGAACGCTGTTTAACTGCGATAACAGGTCAAGAGTAAAGGAGTCGAGCGAAAGTTGCGAGGAGAAACGTTATGGGAGGAACGAAAACGAGGTTCGGAACAGTGTATATAGATTGGAGGTAAGAGATAAAAGAGCCAGGTCGAAGGGAACGAGACCTGGAGGAACGGAACGCGATAAGGTGGCGAGAGGGGCCAAGACGAAACGAGCGAGCACGCcgagaaaagagaaacggCGAACAAGGACAGGTAAAAACTGGTAGGGGGGATAGAATGTCGAAGGTAGGACTTTGACCGGCCGTTGCCCCTAATGCGGTCTCGCCGCCTGCCTGCAAACCGAACAGATCCTGGAAAGAAAACTCCGTCCTCTGGTTTCTCGCTTCGTACACGTCCAAGAAGGTTTCATCATTCTCGGCTGGGTTGCTGCCTACCTGCCCATTTACAGAGACGCGAGAACAGCTATACGCTCGCGGCGTCGTTCGTCCTTAAGGGGGAAACCACATTGGAACTACAAGCATCAAGAAAATCagacatttatttaagaattttttacaaataacgTACGAAGTGGATCTTGATGAAACTTACTAGGCCTTGTGTTGGATATTTCGtcataactagactgcggatctttatgcatttatggagatAATGGTTATTCGtaaccaaaaataatttttgtcgtCAATAGCAGGTACTAGTTACagtaaagtaaagttcacgatACAATATTTGCTATAAAATGCCTTTATAGGAAGTTTGAATGTTCCAGACCTACAAAATGTAATTGCAAATGCAATATGCAGGAATATAGaagagattgaaagtaaagttcatgatACAATNNNNNNNNNNTTATAGGAagtttgaatgtgcaagacgtacaaaatgtaaacaatatgtaggaatataaaaaagattattaagaattaaaataaaactaataagaatagaaataagaggttagtATTGAAAGTAACAGACTTTAATTTAAGCAAAATCTACCCtgaaaatatgtaggaatattggttaattatttcttcccctaaaattcattaataaaataaatgtacgaagttttattatgaattggctcctgtacgaatactgaTTACTAGACACAAAAATCGAACCtaaacaggaatttattttactctgcagatattataaaatgaactttgctcttgatattttttatattctcgcaTAGTATAAAAATCTACTTATTACGGTGGCCGTATATCTACAGACCACGGAAAAGTAGTTAGTGGCTAGTCGGTCGTTCCATATTACGCAACCCGTGTAATAGTTTGATTTCGCGTCATGTTAACGTTACGGATAAATTGCGGGGGTTAAGTTACTAATGAGAATAATGATTCCCCGTGTCCCCCAATGCAACAAAACAGAGGGATCCGAGATTGGTTGGACCTCGAATGCTCGAACGAGGTTCGTTTTACTGATCGTTAATCCCTAATTGGTGCACACGTGTGAGGAACCCTCGCGGGCATTCGGTTGTtatgcaatttaataaatctccTCGTTCGGTATCGTGCAGGGTCATTAACAGTTTGGTTAGGAGTTAGTTTAACCGTTTATTTACCGTCAATTTTCCCATGGTGACTTTCGAATTGTCGGATGGCAGCACAAACTTTATCCTTTTGGTCCAAAATTTGGAAGCTTGTTAGCAGACGactctacagggtgtccaaaaaaaggttttaacaccttgaaaggggtggttcgggaggtgatttgaaacaaatttttccttagcgaaaatgttgtccgaggcttcgttgaggagatattaatggaaaacactgaccaatcagagcgcgaggacgccggtggagcggccgcagtaggcgtggctacgcgctaggcggccgcgctcatacgctgcCGCGGGCGCTCcgccggcatcctcgcgctctgattggtcactgttttccgttaatatctcctcaacgaagcctcggacaacattttcgctaaggaaaaagttgtttcaaatcacctctactctgtatatacaaggtgtcccaaaaacgatgtaacaccttgaaaggggtggttcgggaggtgatttgaaacaactttttccttagcgaaaatgttgtccgaggcttcgttgaggagatattaacagaaaaccccgaccaatcagagcgctccAACAGTATCCGCGCGTTTTGATTGGTCGActttttccgttaatatctctttaacgaagcctcggacaacattttcgctaaggaaaaagttgttttaaatcacctcctgaaccatcTCTTTCAATGACCTCcaccatttttgggacaccctgtataagacGTTACGAGACCAAGATGGCCGCCCAGATTTGAAAACCTTTCGAGAAAGTTCGGTAAATAGAGGGTTAAACGCGAATACCATTGGGATGGCGAGGTTTCGAGAGACAAAGACCCGTCGATGGATTACTCGCTGACgtttatttgttcaatttcataaagaaacattcgtacgaaaatagatatatatatgtatgtatatatatatagttatatatCGGGGGCAGTATTTATCAGTCCAAAGCATGATTAAGGCGAACAATGCGATAGTAATTTGTGAACTCGTACACTCTGTACTGCCTACGGTTTCTCCGACCTTGacgaatttattcgttaacgctctacacacacgcacgcacacgcacacacgcacacatatatatgtatatatagatattCTTTAGAAAACAGTAACTACGAGTATCAACGAGTAAAGAAACGGTATATCAATTGTAGCAGAAATATATTGGCGTTATCAATCAACTATCACTCGTTTTCCCAGCGATCGGCTGGGTCgttataattacattaatcGAAAAGTTTATCACTTTATTCTACGGAATGCAATTCGCGATTTACTTTTGCATGCCCACTGCGATCGACGATATAACGCTAATTAGGCACTTGAAAACTCCATGGTTGTCTCGCGCGAGCGTTCGTACTCTGCTCGAACGAtcgtaaaaacgaaaaaaaaagaaaaacaaaagtagACCAAGGAACAAACGAGTTTCCTAcgggggggggaggaggggggCGGTTAGGACATTATGCGAAATACATACGTACGTAagaattgtagaaaaaaaaagactggCATGAAGCGCGGAGGAgcaagaacaaaaattatagttAGTCACTAAGTCTATTCGCGCGTATAACcctaaatagaaaatataagaatCACGACGATGTGGAGTGTCTCGATTACTCGGCAGCCTTACTTTGAGCGTTGGGCATCACATTCACTCTTTTCCTTACTTTTCTCCTTTATTTTATCCTATTAATCCGTGTCTATATATAATTATCTAAATacatgtgtatacatatatatatatatatatatgtgtaaaaatatatatatgtatatatttatttatttataataaatttatattttctatttcgtaAGATGGCCTACAATATACAAGTGTATTCCTAACGCTTACGGTATGAAAAACAGAAATGCGTCCGCAGAACGAGAAATGAAGAATGTTTAGCAAATGAACAAATTCTGAAGAATCCGATAGCTTCGTAAAAAgtagcttaaaaaaaaatacagggAACAGGCTTTCGTTCCGAGTTCGTTACggtttttaatggaacactCACAGTCGGTGTAAcgagtattcgtacaggaaccaattcgatataaaacttcgtatatttattttgttaataaattttagggcaAGAAACAATCAACGtacctacatatttttagtaaCTTGAAGTTTATAGCTTTTAACGTTAAtgtcttatttcttttcttattagctgttattttaaattggttgctgcaCGAATTACTTCTTACACcgagtgtgtgtgtgtaatacttataaatgtatagagtgtcccaaaaatgttgaagaagAACGAAGAAGGTCGTTGAAACGGGTGGTTTGGAGggtgattcgaaacaactttttcctgagggaaaatgttgtccgaggcttcgttgaggagatattaacggaataactccggaccaatcagagcgcgaggattccggtggagcgctcgcggtaggcgtaggctacgcgctaagcgACCGCGCTCGTACGCTACctcggccgctccaccggcatactcgcgctctgattggtcggggagcgcggccgcctcgcgctttgattggtcgACGCTTTCTCCTCCAATATCTCctaaacgaagcctcggacgacattttcgcaaaggaaaaagttgtttcaaatcaccccccgaaccacccttttaaAGGACCTCTTCGTTCTTCTTcgacatttttgggacaccctgtatcgTAATGTACCGAAAGCTAACGATTCCTTCGTTTCGTCGCCAAAAAATGGCTGGATCGTTAATCCGGTCCGACTCGTAGCTTCCGGTTTCAGTAAGTTCAGTTTGAAAACGAGAAGCGTACGCCGAACGAGTTAACGCCGTTTCGAACAACAGCGATTCCGAATTTCCCTTAGAAGCAAATAAACGTCCTCCGTTTTATCACGCTATCAAAGTCTACAAAGGCCTCGGAAGTCTACGGAGGAATTTAATACTAAAGTCTGTCACCGATGTCCTCTTGTCCGTCGGATCCGTCGAGAGGCATCGATCGTTTAAAAGGAATGATTTTTATTGCGATAAACACGGCAgcgttacaaaaattaatatcagcGATTCTCCCTGGCCGTCTGTCTTTATTTCGTCCGATATCTCGGAGCGAATCTTTGCACGCTGGAGAGAGTTACGAGTAATTGTTACTACAAAACGAAAGCAACAAAGGACGAGTCCGAAGTGAGAGGGATTCGAAGAAATCCCAAGGCAAGGGAAGACTATCGATTTATATTATCAGCAAAATAATGGAATGGATTCGTAGCTcgactgaaaaaaaaaaaaatacaaagaatatgTTAACGCTTTGTCTACCTAGCTCGTAGGCTGTTCCAAGATCCACTCGCGACATTCGATTAGAAACGAACGAGTGTTTTTACTTACTTTCTATCGATATGCACGAGTCAGGCTATTTATTAACGCGGAAAGTTTAAAGTCCTTTCGCAAGTTaccaacatttttcttaaacatgGCGGTAGTCGTTAATTCTCCCATCGATTCGCTCGATGTCTTCTGTACCGCTTTATCGATATCAACGTTCATTGTAATCTTAGAGGCGAGTTTGTGCGCGCCCGCGGGCGATAaaaattttcgagaaatatgGAATGCGCGTATCCGGACGCAAACGGGAGACGGGCGAAATTTCGATCGAGTAAATGGAACGTCGAacgaaatacagggtgtcccaaaaatggtgGAGGtcattgaaagaggtggttcggaaggatgatttaaaacaactttttccttagcgaaaatgttgtccgaggcttcgttaaagagatattaacggaaaatgtcgaccaatcagaacgcgcgGATACTGTTggagcgctctgattggtcggggttttctgttaatatctcctcaacgaagcttcggacaatattttcgccaaggaaaaagttgtttcaaatcaccctccgAATCACATATTTGAAGAtgttacaacgtttttgggtcaccctgtatatacacagtggaggtgatttgaaacaactttttccttggcgaaaatattgtcagaagcttcgttgaggagatattaacgaaaaacactgatcAATCAGAGCGCCCGGAGTAGGCGTGGCTAcacgctaggcggccgcgctcatacgctgcgcgagcgctccaccggcCTCCTCGCGCTCTAATTGGTCAATGTTtgtccgttaatatctcctcaacgaagcttcggacaatATTtacgccaaggaaaaagttgtttcaaatcaccctccgAATCACATACTTGAAGAtgttacaacgtttttgggtcaccctgtatatacacagtggaggtgattcgaaacaactttttccttagcgaaaatgttgtccgtggcttcgttgaggagatattaacggaaaagtccggaccaatcagagtgcgagtatgccattggagcgcccgcagtaggcgtggctacgcgctaggcggccgcgctcatacgctgcCGCGGGCGCTCCGCCGGcctcctcgcgctctgattggtccggagttttTCGTTgctatctccttaacgaagcctcgtacaacattttcgccaaggaaaaagttgtttcaaatcacctcccgaaccagcCTTGTCAATGTGTTACAAAATGTtcgagacaccctgtagataGATAAATCGTTCGACAGTTGTGCGACAGTTGTTCGACCGAAAGTTTCCCCGTCTCCGTCGCGCCGACCGAAGTAAGAACGAAGAGACACCGACCCTTCCGACCCGGCTGCAATTTCTGTACGAAACCGGATGTGTAGAGGCGGGGTCGAGGGTATcgaaaaatgcgaaaataaaGGAACGAAACTAGAAACTAGACGGATTCTTTTCCCTGGAGCTTGGTGGCGAGGTCCGAGACGAGCTGCTTGTAAACCAGCGGGTCTATGTTCTTGCCGAGCTGGTAGAGGACGAACCAGTCGCCGATCTGGCACTTCTCGGCGATGGTTTCGATGTGGTCCTGGGGCGAGAGCCGCGACCGGGCGCGCAGCAGCACCAGACGAAGCTTCGGTCCGGCGACGACCGCGGCACGGTAGGCGAGGGTCAGCCCGCTAAGCACCGACAGGATGATGAACCAGAACCAGAGGAACACGTAGATCTTCTCGTTGACGATGTTCAACGGGAGCACGCACAGCCCGTCGAACTTCTGCACCGTCCCGGACGCACCGTACTTGTGGAACGTACATTTGGTGACCTTGGGGAAGACGCGCGACATGGGGTCGATCCTCTCCTCGGGCTCCATCTCGGTGAACTTCATCACGTCCGAGCCGTACGTGGTGAACTCCCCGTCCAGGAAGAAGTCCATGAAGTATATCTGGCCCACCACGTTCACGAAGTTCAGCACCTCGCAAAGGAAGAATCGGAACGCGTAGAAGTTCTGGGTGTGCAGGTTGCTGACGAAGTAGTCGACCAGGAGCTTCCTCCTCTCCACCTTGCAGTCCTCGCTCATCACCGGGCAGTTCAGGTCGAGTACCAGCATCTTGATCCGGCCCCCCTCCCAGGTCTTCCAGAGGTACCGTGGCACGTAGAACAGTATCGCCTGGAAGAAGAGCGTGAAGCACACCCACTGGTAGTACTTGTGGTACTTGACCTCGTCCTCGCCCTCGACGTGGGCCGCTACGCCCGGCTGCACCAGGTCCTTGCCCACGATCCCGGTCCGGTCCGGGATGGTGAACGTCGAGTAGATCCAGCAGTAGGTGTCCATCACGTGGAGAGGTATCTCGTCCACGATGCAATCTATGGGGTCACCGATGTACTGTCTGGACGTGACCAGCAACGAGAAGGCGATCAGTATGATCACCGTCGCCTTGTAGTGGAGCCGGAACACGTTGTTGTCGATGCACACGGCGTCGAGCTTCAACAGTCCCTTCACCGAGCCGAATACGTCGAACATTGTTGCGTTTTAACCTGTTACTCTGTGAACAACGAGTATTTTTCGATCAGCTGCGTGCTGGAGCTACTTGGAATCAACAATCAGCGATCGTACGTCCGCGCGACGCCGCGCGCCGAGAAACCCCGTAACCCGAATACGCGCACGAGAACAAACTTacgaaaattttttcaacaccAGCAATCGAGGCTCTTCTTCACTCTCGGTCTCGTTCGATTCGCGAAAACACACGTGTATCCCGTACCGATTCTTCCACGATCACTGCGCGCGTGAGCACGGCTCTTACTGTGGCATAGCGTCACCGAGAACGGTTCTGTCGACCCGTAATGGCTGCGTTCAGATACGTTGTATGTACGACACGAGCACGCGAGGACACGGCATTCCACGAGTTGCGCGTTCCTTTCTACTTACCTGTCTCTCTCTGGCTCGCTCGTCGCCGGATAACTCTCTCTCGCTTTCTCCACGTACCGCTCGCGCCGTCTCGCTTACTCCTTCCTCGCACGGCTTCGTCGGGGACAAAGAACTATACGTTTACTTCTGCTCCACACCGATGTTCTATCCCCTCTTTTCGCTCCGAGAAAACTCCTCTCCCTCTGCTGCAACCTAACCCCACTTTTCCTCGCGGCGGCTTCGGAACATTCGTGCGCGATCAGGACTCGCGCAACCAGGACCGTACCTAGAGGAAACGGTACGTGGCCGGTTCAGCTCGGTCTTCTTTTTCTTACGGTACTTCCAGCCACTTCGATCCGGTACCTATGATCGCCatcgatcttttttatagGTGGGAAGCATTCTGGTTTCGTTTTTCgcttttaaatgtaatcaacagactgcggatctttatgcaaaataaaatattcgcgaacgtggctacaaacattgaattttatataagaatttattttattcggaaGATATTAATCTTCCATctaattgttctttttatagcaTCTCTCATCCGTAAAGTAGGATCGAACGTCAACTATCGTTCATTTTCTACCCTTTTCTTATTATCCCTGACTTATTATAACTTACACTAACTTACACTAACTTACACTAACTTACACTAACTTGTTTTACCgatacttgtatttattttatcattacaGTTATAGCATTTTCAGAAATAACAACGAATAGATATTTCCAATTCTTTTATACTTCGGGCATTCTTCGCGCTAGACACTTCCCTGACGCTAGACGCAGCGCGCATGCGTGAGTGGCGGCCATATTGTTACGCGGAGGCACTGCGCGACGTCGTTGCGCGGTGGCACATTGTTTCCTCGACTTTCGTCGCGACAGGGTCGACCGATGTAATTCGTACCGATATCGTACGATCTGGAATCTATATTCTAGATCACATGAGAAATATCTTTATCAAAATCCCTAAATCCTATAACTCAATATTACGAAATTCATACAACGATGGGAGCATACAATCTCCCTTGTAGATAACAAAGCAGTGGTCGCTAGTCTATTAACAAGCTACCATCATTAATTCAGCTTCTATAACGtacgaaacgattcgaaaagGATCAACATCCCAACGTTCTCTGATACAACGATAACAATTGGCATTTCAGATTTCAGCTTTATCGTGACTGTTGCATCCACTAGCCAATAATAGATCAATAAATCATTCGTGAATCTAGACTTCGACTCGAGCATATTTGACGAAATAGGTGAAATAGGATACACCAGTAAAACGAAACAGtctgtacatatacatatattaattcCTGAATCAAACGTTCACAACTTTTGAATATAATCGATGTTCTCCATTCCCCAGGTTCCAGTGATGCTCCAACTGCTCCGAAAGGCTGGTAAACTGAGAAAGAGTTCTTTGGATCTCCCAATATCATTCGTAATAAAACAACTACTCCAAGTCGGTCCTGTGGCGCAACGGATAACGCGTCTGACTACGGATCAGAAGATTCCAGGTTCGAATCCTGGCAGgatcggttatattttttttttttctcgtttgttttaaatacacatttaCATTTCCACGTGTCGTaacataattttaagaaaatctcCTCGGTTTCAGGGATCGTTCACGCCGTCTGGAGGTGAAACTATACAGGCAGAGCCAAACGAGAATATTACCAACAACGGCGAAACTTTCGAAGAATCGTGGGAATTTAAAGAAACGCGTTACTCGAGTGACTCGACGTTTTCTATATTCGGACTTGAGAGTACAAGTAGTTTTTTCGACAGCTTTTCCTTAGCATAGTTATCGTATCACTGTTTCCCTTGCTAAGTACTTGCTATTGAACTCGTTGATGGTAGGTTTAGGCTGGGAAAGGAATGCTCCCACGCGTGGGAACTAGTCGATGCGATTATACTGTAATCGTTATAGCAACGCAAGTTGTTACAATGTTTACATACAATGTAAACAGCTCAGAGTAGAGTTCAGCGAGAGTAGAGTAATATAAATAGCGGAATTAAAGAAAACCGTTGTAAATTTCGCCGTAGGCAAATGCGAGATACCCCGGTTAATTCCGTGAAAACTAATTGGAAGCGGGCGTAGTCGTCGGGTCAAATAAATTAACCCGGTGTGCACTCGAGAATCGGTTGCGAGACGTGTAAACCGAGAATGGCTATCGCGAGGGGCTATCTTAGTTTCACGTATCTATTACATAAGATTATTATCGTTTTGTTACGGATTCGACGAAACCGTATGGATCGCACGTTTGTAGCATTTTCTTCGGTCTGCgcttgcatttttatttacacgcTTGCGTAAATAACCGTCTAAATAAGCGTCTAAAtctctttttcaatttcagaaAAAGATCCGGAGATTGTCGGAACGCCAGTTTGGAGGCAAAGATGGCGCCAATAATTCCTTCATTCGGATTTGGCTACCTCGTGCTCGTCGAACCGGCGAATTTTTGACCGGGAAAGGTTTCTCTTACCTGTGGTCTGCGGGCAAGCGTCGACGTGGCACGATATTCGATACATCAGCTGCTACGGGTCTACCATCTACCTGTGACTTCTCTATAGAGAATGGTGACGCGTCACGGAAGAGTGGGACCGGTTTTTCTGgttttcaatctctccaaccGTATCCCATTCTCGCTACCTTCTTTGCGAGCTCACGATAAACTATGTAAATCTTCAACAGACACGTTTCATCCTTTGCTGACTTCTTAGGTCGACTCGCATTGGCATTGAATGTGAAATAATCGATGCAAGATTCGATTGAGATGCTAGGCACAATTGTAGCACTTTAGTTTTTCTACAGAAGTTCTTTTTGTCGAAAGCAAGGGAATGCACTAGTCTCTCGAACATATCTATGCATCGCCTTCTCTGCTTCCATAAAAAGGATTTTGGATCATCGAAGAACtgatttctgtaaaaattcagAAAGCTTTTGCCGTTTATGTAACAATGCTGTTTATATAACGCTTTCCTATCGTGCAACTTCCACCCTATGATTATAGAAGTACACGTCAACATCGCCATTCCCACTACTATCAACTTGTTAATAAAAGCACAACGAGGCTAGTAGACCTTCTAGTAAGTCTTTGGCAGCCAGTTAAGGAACCAAAAATTACTCTAGCACagttatttaacgaaaatgtCGGTCTCGGTACGTATCAAAGGTTCATTTTTGACACAAATGTAcaattctaatattaataagttctattattttattaattactcgtcgaatattcattcgaattttcaacaaattattacattttatttacattttttttggtcggtataaaaaattttcttcacAGATGTAGTTGGACTCATTTGTTAAGATGGTTTATCTTGATCTTATCTTGCATCCTTTGAATACAATCTTTCTTAGCTCTGCATTAAAGGTTAcgctgttctttttttatgtagaatcatGAGGCGAACTATACGCCCAGCATGTGGAGCAAGAGATTTGGCCACGTAGAAGTGCTGCAGTatcattacaaatttattacagaaGGTAACTCGGACCTGTAGTTTAGTTTACTGTGATAGTCTTCTTTCGAGGGATTTGCTAACAATTTATTCTTACAGCCACAAAGAAGGCTCGTAAAACCCTCAAGTGCAAACTCGACATTCCATATGGACCTACAGACCGAACTAAGTACGATATATATGGAACAGATCTACCTGAAGGTACATACGTAAACAAATACGTTATTCTAATAGTAAATATAACATAGTAAAGTTAATTAGCCAATTTTTATGCACACAAGTacattctgaaaatattaagtaaacGCTGCTCATTCCAGATGCTCCGATATTTGTATTCATACACGGTGGAT
This region of Hylaeus volcanicus isolate JK05 chromosome 9, UHH_iyHylVolc1.0_haploid, whole genome shotgun sequence genomic DNA includes:
- the LOC128881934 gene encoding innexin inx2 codes for the protein MFDVFGSVKGLLKLDAVCIDNNVFRLHYKATVIILIAFSLLVTSRQYIGDPIDCIVDEIPLHVMDTYCWIYSTFTIPDRTGIVGKDLVQPGVAAHVEGEDEVKYHKYYQWVCFTLFFQAILFYVPRYLWKTWEGGRIKMLVLDLNCPVMSEDCKVERRKLLVDYFVSNLHTQNFYAFRFFLCEVLNFVNVVGQIYFMDFFLDGEFTTYGSDVMKFTEMEPEERIDPMSRVFPKVTKCTFHKYGASGTVQKFDGLCVLPLNIVNEKIYVFLWFWFIILSVLSGLTLAYRAAVVAGPKLRLVLLRARSRLSPQDHIETIAEKCQIGDWFVLYQLGKNIDPLVYKQLVSDLATKLQGKESV